The following are encoded together in the Geobacter sulfurreducens PCA genome:
- a CDS encoding glycosyltransferase family 117 protein, giving the protein MRASQSAIFRRIDPFAILSFTIPLAVYLLTLAPSVTFFDSGEFITAIHSLGTAHSPGYPLFVNYGKPFTWLPFGNIAFRVNIATAVSASAACFAVYFLTHYLLKREELVPDLRFSDTFARLCGLAAALAFAFSARLWLQSNHDKPYPLVAFMTAMVFYLLVTWRERYDEGEMRPSHIYLGAFICGLATGAHQTIVLMLPAYAWLILSKNWRLAARVKELALTVAFGLMGFAIQLHMPIRAMRNPLLNWGDPRTLDLFLWNFLRKGYPVEPPDRNLALAWQQLSAFNLPREFTWVGLVLLLVGIGAFFTRRRDEIIAYLLAIVCSLLVIVGYFNTPGDLIFLTEEFFTPIYLLSAVFIGLGLFTLLRLALRNNPVEKLRTVPIKLMAGLLLLVLPSAICAMNYYENDQHENYVAFDYATNTLRSLSPGAVLFTWGDSGAFPLWYLQGVERMREDLDLLHTPHLVFDWYLDAFPHLFGRSVLRTMPERRQSSEVALKLAVAEQIVSRPVFIDFSTRYSLPFAEYGLKQRGICYQLINDGGSVLRPPDLAVWRLYASRGYTSQMGFRDLDTGKAILIYASCRMEAGEILLRMGYRQQGAEELSAAAAIAPELRAQVEQVLAAYGAR; this is encoded by the coding sequence GCCGTTTATTTGCTTACTCTTGCTCCCTCAGTGACGTTTTTTGACAGTGGCGAGTTCATAACGGCCATCCATTCCCTGGGGACGGCCCATTCACCCGGCTACCCCCTCTTCGTCAATTACGGCAAACCATTCACCTGGCTCCCCTTCGGCAACATCGCTTTCCGGGTCAATATCGCCACGGCCGTTTCCGCGTCAGCGGCCTGTTTTGCCGTCTATTTTCTGACTCATTATCTGTTGAAGCGGGAAGAACTGGTTCCGGATTTACGATTTTCGGATACCTTTGCCAGGTTGTGCGGACTGGCCGCGGCCCTTGCCTTTGCCTTTTCCGCGCGGCTCTGGCTCCAGTCAAACCACGACAAACCCTATCCCCTGGTGGCTTTCATGACAGCCATGGTCTTTTATCTTCTCGTCACATGGCGCGAGCGCTACGATGAGGGAGAGATGCGGCCGTCACACATCTACCTGGGGGCATTCATCTGCGGGCTCGCCACGGGCGCCCATCAGACCATAGTGCTCATGCTCCCTGCCTATGCATGGCTGATCCTTTCCAAAAACTGGCGCCTGGCGGCAAGGGTAAAGGAGCTTGCTCTTACGGTCGCCTTCGGCCTCATGGGGTTTGCCATTCAGCTCCACATGCCGATCCGTGCCATGCGTAACCCGCTGCTCAACTGGGGAGATCCCCGGACCCTCGATCTGTTTCTCTGGAATTTCCTCCGTAAGGGATATCCGGTGGAACCGCCGGACCGGAACCTGGCCCTTGCCTGGCAGCAGCTCTCCGCCTTCAACTTGCCCCGGGAGTTCACATGGGTCGGCCTTGTTTTGCTGCTGGTGGGGATTGGCGCATTTTTCACGCGGCGCAGGGATGAAATCATCGCCTACCTGCTCGCCATTGTCTGTTCACTGCTGGTTATTGTCGGCTATTTCAACACGCCTGGCGATCTCATTTTTCTCACCGAGGAGTTCTTCACCCCGATCTACCTCCTCTCGGCAGTATTCATTGGACTGGGGCTTTTTACGCTGCTGAGGTTGGCGCTCAGGAACAATCCGGTGGAGAAACTGCGGACGGTGCCGATAAAGTTAATGGCGGGCTTGCTGCTCCTTGTTCTTCCTTCGGCCATCTGCGCCATGAATTACTACGAGAACGATCAGCACGAGAATTATGTGGCCTTTGATTACGCCACCAATACCCTGCGCTCTCTTTCGCCGGGCGCGGTTCTCTTCACATGGGGCGACAGCGGTGCCTTCCCCCTCTGGTATCTGCAGGGGGTGGAACGGATGCGCGAGGACCTGGACCTTCTGCACACGCCCCACCTGGTTTTTGATTGGTATCTGGATGCCTTCCCCCACCTGTTCGGCAGGAGCGTGCTCCGAACAATGCCGGAGAGACGGCAGTCGTCCGAAGTGGCTCTCAAACTGGCCGTGGCGGAACAGATCGTCAGCAGACCGGTCTTCATCGATTTTTCAACGCGCTACTCCCTTCCGTTTGCCGAATATGGCCTGAAGCAGCGCGGCATCTGTTACCAGTTGATCAACGACGGCGGATCCGTCCTGCGGCCGCCTGATTTGGCGGTGTGGAGGCTCTATGCCTCACGGGGATACACGAGCCAGATGGGCTTCAGGGATCTGGACACGGGCAAGGCGATACTCATTTACGCCAGCTGCCGCATGGAGGCCGGAGAAATACTGCTGCGCATGGGCTATCGCCAGCAGGGAGCCGAGGAGTTGTCGGCCGCCGCGGCCATAGCCCCCGAGTTGCGGGCACAGGTTGAGCAAGTGCTTGCGGCCTATGGAGCGAGGTGA